The genomic stretch GGCTGTTGTCGTATAACTTTTCTATTAAAATATACACAAGTCAGGGGATACATAGGTGAATGTTAAAACACATGTAGGATAGTGCATTCCACACTTGGAGATGGAGTTTGTATAGAGAGGAAAATAAAGGGAAAAAAACAACCTTACAGAAGGAAAGTGATCATGGAAAATAAAGAAACTACTTATGGTTACTAGGAAATTTGCAAGGCTCTAACCCTGGCAGTCAGTTCTCTAACTTGGCTTCTGAGCCGTTCTGGATTGCAAAAGAAGTCTACAAAGACTCGCCGTTGAAGTCCTATTTCTTGCGAATGGTGTTTTACAATCTGGATGACAATGAAAATCAAGCTTCAATTAGCATAAAAGAAAAATGTTCTGAATCATTGTAATTATGTGGAGGAGTCAATCATAATATGTATAACAAAAATGTGCCCACATCCCTTTGCATTCTATAATCTTGCAAATTTTACTTTGAAAACCAACGCCCGATGAAAGGCTCAGATTATCAAACCCACAAATAAGGGAAGCAGTGTTAATAGAAAGCAGACACGACAGAGACATGTGAAATAGCGACGCATGGCAAAATTATGtcattattttcttattatattttataatctgTTTCGCATTATAGCTGGCATGCTTTCACTATAATCCACAAGGCCATCTGCCATATTGTTATTCTTTCCGCCATACACCATTTATAATGAAAAACCTTGATGTCTTCAAAAAGGCTTTGTGATGTGCAATTGTGCAGAACAAATCAGATAGACCTAAACATTAAAGTCACGTTACCTCATTTTTCTTGACATGCTCTAGTGTCACCTCTTCCACGGCAACAGAAAGCTTTGCGTTAATCTTTTCCATCTCATCGAGCTCTTTCATCAATGGCTAATTAAGACATATAGAACAACACAAAATGGCAAATCACAACACAGGAAAAAGGTGCCAAAAACTTATATAACCCTACAATAATAACAGTAACCATTTATTCCACTAGGTAGGGCCAGCTCAGTGAATCAATCAATGTCACTGAACTCTactgaaaaacaattttttattaaaccaTTTAATGACACGACTTCTAATGCTTCAAAATAGAGCTTTCTCTGGATTTCATTTTCCCCCTTTAATTGAACTATATTTCCCTTCATACGCAAATATAGGATGGCATTGATACAAATTCAAGTCAGCCCGAGATGTTCTCGTCAAATGGAGCCTAAATATTTAAAGTCTACAGAGAAGAGAATCTTACAAGTTACATAGGTATTGTACTGAATAATACCATTCTTACCCTTGAATAAACATGTAAAAAAAAAGCTTTGATAGGTACTAATTTACTACCAATAGGGAACAACAGAGTATAGCTCTTCACTAGGGGAAATCTAAAATATCTCTTGATAACACTGAAGAATAGAAAATTAAAGATAGCAACATCTACAAATCTGAGGGTCTGCCAACCTCCCTCTGCCCAGAGACCTTTAAAACATTTGGACAGTGTCTTACCAAACTCCCACTCTCCCTTATTTTCATATATATCTCACTAATCTCAAACTGAAATCACCACTCTTATCTCCTAATTTGTCACAACTACACAGGCATTCCACTATGCTGCATGTGAATCGAACAACTTACCAAATTTGATTCTCTACTTCCCAACCTTGTAGAAGAGAGGTCTTAGTAGTTAGTACTAAGGGGTCAATCAACTAACAGTAACAGCTAAAACCAtagaagaaaaaaggaaaaacagTTGTAATAGCTATAGATGAAATGAGAATTCATACCCGAGGGGTCAATATTGGCTGTGCAGTTGTTGAAGATGCAAAGAGCAGTTGTTGCATACTTTGAATAAGGTCGCACCTGTATTGAAAAATCCACAATGAAAATGTCACTCAAACCTTGACCGTTATGGAAAATAAGAGCGAAAGCTATGTCATTTAAAACATGCAACAACATCAAATATGATTGTATATACGAAACGATTAGGACATGGGCTTCGAATTTAATAATAATGCAGttgatcaagaaaaataaaatatctcaTGCAGTGCAAATAAATGTAAGGTGACTTCTATTTACACCCATGTCAACAACCATAACCATCTAACTACAATAGAAATAATAACTTTTGGCATATAAAAGAGCACTTTGATTACATGAGGCCATTAAGCTTATGAATAAGTAGCCCAAAAACGATATCATAACAAACGACTCACAAATATTTACCAAAAAACTTACAGTTCATTAATACACCTATTTCGTTCTTCTGGAAGAGAATTTTCAAGGTCCGATTGAAGTGTCATTAAATCTGAATGAAGGGCTGATATCTGTTGGACAATGCCTGGTGCTGATACGTATGTCGACAGTGCAGCTTGAGTATCTGGGAAAAAGGTAAAGTAACAAAGAAAATGCACAAGACAGCTTATAAGAAATCTGTGAGATCATTATAACTTGAACAAATCATAATACTTTGATAAATGAATCCCTACTTGAATAAATTTTCAGCAAGTCTCTAATAGCATGCAAAAAATGATCACTGTCATGTACTCCCCCTTGTTCTTGACCATCAGTTGCAGCTTGGATAAGGGCCAGACAACGATCCTGCAAACCATCAAATAAAGTTTAAAAGATAAAAGCAGTAAAGAAGTAAACTTTAAGATTTTGAAACTAGGGACAAAAAAGAAATATAAGGAATGCCAAAATAGAAGATATCTTTATAAGGTATATTCAAGGGCATTGGTGACAAAAGACAAAAGGTAAAGTTATTTACTAAACTATACTTATCATAGCATTATAAGCCACCTTCCAACTATTTTACGGAAGGGGTGAGTGGAGAAATTGAACTAGAATGTGACACTGAACTGAAgcaataaagaaaataataacaATAGAACTAAAGAAAAAAGTGCAATGGAAAATAGTAAGAAACTATACCACTCGACCCTCTGTTGCAGACAAGTATGCTTGCAGCTCAGACTCGATAAGCTTAAGCAAGTAATATGCTCCAAGCATGTGCTTCTTTTCCAATTGACAGGCTATCTTTAATAATTGATGCCTGGCAAGCAGATTGATGAGATGGTTTATGAACTGCCACAAGAAAGGAGTGTTCATTACCGAAGGTTAATCACAAAATTTAAAGGTTATAGATCATTTAAAACGATGGTGTTAGTTTGGCAACAGAAAATAGCTCACggtaattggaaaaataaatctcCTAAATATCCATAACTAAGTGATTGGCTTAATTGCACTTTTTGTACCTCTAGTTTTGGATTTGTTCCATTTAAGAACCCCgaaattttaaagaaataataattgCATTCCTTATTTTTCAAGGTTACACTTCTACATGGATCAAATATATAGGCAGACAGTGTTGGTTAGGAAGACACTGACCAACCAGTTATAATTTGAAATTCAACTACAAATTTATAAAGGATAAAAGATAAAATACAACATAGATAATAGCTGTATTTCATTAAAATGCTAATTTAATCTAGATTAATTTCAAAATAATCTAGTCTAAactaattcaaaattcaaacaatAAATCCTGGTCACTAACAGACTTTTAGAGAAGCAGATTTTCTGAAATGCAGAAATAGGGGATGTGAGCAAGAAATGTACTGCCTGGTCTATGTGAACTGTGTGCAATCAGAATTCATGCATTTTCCCTATAAAACTGTGTATTCAACAGAATTCGTGCATCAAAATAATGTAGCTAACTATCAAGTAACTCTTAAGTTTTGGCAAGGAAATATCTCAAGTTGCAGCATGCATACATGAATCTAATTAACTTACCCCAAGGTTCAAGGACATTTACAAACAAACACAATCAAGATAAGTAGCTAAACATACCGCTTTCTGCCGGTTAATGTAGTACTCTTGGCGCATGACCTTCAAATCATAATCACCTAGAAGATAAAATATATGAGAAGTTCTAAACATGTAGAAAGAACGTCTaaaatacaaaaaagaaaaaaaattaatttttccaaaTATTACAGCCATGAAAATACCTTGTAAAATATAAGTATCTTGGAGTTGAGCTAGTTCCCAGCACAATTCTGGAATAGTCTGAATAAGGGAGAAATGTATTCAGATGAAAGAGAATATTTTAATAATGATAATCATAAAATGGTAGGATATTTTAACACCGATAGGCCCTAAGATATAATTTGTCAGTCCTATCTTCTTAATCTTCAAAGAACAACAAGTTCTGCTCCATCTGATTATGTATTTCCAATTATTCCATTACCTCCATATGTAAAGATCATAATTGGATTTCAATGAAAAACGCCGTGACTTACATAATTAATTTAAGTCAATGTGGTAGGCCACATTTTTTATTCCTTGCTTAACGGCTCAAACTTTTAGGTCCTTTGGTGCATTGATGAGGCGAAACATTAATTTCTTGAATAACTTTATCATTTCTCATATTCAGGGTATTTGTTGCCCCTTTCATCATATTTTGATGAAACAGAAGGTAGGCCATTTGTTGTCAAGCTAACATACTAAGGAGTAGTTCTAAGGTGTAAGTGTAATGCCCCCATCTAGTGGTGGAGTTGTCAAGCTAGAAGAGAAGCAAAAATTAATTAGAAACAGTCAGAGCAGTTTGCTGGTTAGACTGGCGGGGTCAGTTACATAATAAACACTAAAAACGGAGATGCAGGGTAGAGGGATTGTTGTGATTTGTGTGGGAAAATAGTGCAGTTTGGTTTTAAAAGGGAAAAACCCTTGATAGAGAACTCTTTCTCCTATTCCCACCACTCTATAGGATAGTTTCTTTCATTCAATTGTTTCTATCATATTCTCACTACCCTTCATTGGGTTCTTAACAACCGCTGTTTTGGATCTGAATAGGAGAATGGGAATCAACAGAATAAACTTCACACTAGACTAGTATTTATGTCAATCATAACAATATGGCTAGAAAAAGCACTGACTTTCTAAATAACATACTATTAAATTCAAAACTTAagctttaaaattttgaaaaaaggaGACTGCAATGCCTTTGATTACACATAGTATACAACTCAAACTGCTAAATACAAAATTGCTAATTTGTCAATTATGTTTGAATATAAAAATCCAATcatttttattagaaaaaacaATGCTAGAAGTGAGAAGGTACACAAGCATTGAACAGAAGTCATGTAGTAACAAACCTCTGATAGAAGTTTTTCTTCATGATTATAAAGATTTGAAAGTTCTCCTTTCAACTCAGAATGCTTTCTCCTGAACATTGCACCAAATCACATGATTACATATAACTAACTGTCattgtaatttaaaaaataaaaagcatTTACGGTCAAAAAAATTTGAAGGTTcacattttaattcaaaatatccTGAACCTATCATGTTGATATGATTtcacaacaaaaaataaaagttcaaaaaataaaagaattcttTGACAGAATATTGCTTTTGTAAACTggtcattcatatgcatttttgtTCTTGTACATAAGGGGTTCACATCACAAATGGAGCTATAATGGTTTCTAAAACACAGTGAAGAAGGTTATGCCAAGTGTCTTGAATAATTATCATAAAGGAGGACAGAAGTTACAAATCTAACCCAGTAAGCATAAAGGCATTATAGACTAGAAAGAACATACTGACATCTATTAAAGGAGTAGATCATATATTATAGATCAAGTAAGCTAGCTGAAGCATTACGGTAGAACAATGTACAGTAGCCTAGCCCTGTAACTAACATCAAAGCTAAAATTAGAAGCAAATTACCTAAGAAAATGGTGATCAAAATGCATGTGAGCTTCATCTGATGATACTTGTGATTTAAGCGTCATTAAAATGGCCTGCTGCTTCGCATTCTCAACTTGTGCTTCCACCCATTGTCTTTCACTTATTCCAAATCTAACATGATTAAAAGACCATATGAACTAAAATATTGGAATCTCAACAATTTTTCTAAAATATGGGAGGGGAATATCATTATTAATTTAGGGGGATGGGGAAATCACTAGGTCATACATTGCTCAATGGGAATTCAAACTTTGTCCCTTTAAGTTACAAAGCTAGGCAGTCACCATGGTTCTAGCACCCACAGGATCTAGTCTAGCATCCAGTCTAATTAAATCTAATACATCAATTTGTACAACATGTGTGTGTCTTTAAAAGGAACGCCATGAGATAATCTAAGATGGTACGCTGGCAAAAATAGGACTAATCACATGATACACAGAATGCCATGTCAAGACATCCCTTCAACTATTTCAAAAACAAAGGAAATTATAAACCAAGTTTGGATTGGAATCTGGCTAGAATCAAGGTTCGGTCTAGGTAATAATAATACACACATTATTGGAATACAAGAATTTTAGTTTATCCAGTATAATCAGTTTCCAATCTTACAGTGTTTGGTACAACCAATTGAgtctctaaaaatattttccaCCAAATTAGTCCTTCAAATATACACAACTGTCACCAAATTCATCCATCTAAAGGACTAAAGTAGTGAGACAAGGACAAATTGGGGGACAACTTTGTATCTTTTGAGTGACTAGCTTGATGGGAAAAATTAGAGAACTATAATGGTAACAGTTGAATTTTTTTAAGGACCAAGATGGTGATAAAAATCTTTAGAGACTGAAGCTAATGAGGCGACACCCTAATATTTGGAGGACCGAGGAAGGATAGAAGGTTTGTTCTTATAGATCAATCCACAAATTACTGAACTGAAGCAGACTAATAGAAGGTTTGTTCTTATAGATCAATCCACAAATTACTGAAGCAGACAATCAGCAATAATACCGGAAAGAAGCACATACATTGAACGAAGCCGTTGCAACTCAGATACACGTTGATGATGAGATTTTTCTAAATCTGTTTAACCACACGCAAAAAGTCAAGTTAACATTATGCTAGTTCATACAGATGTGTGTTTGTGTATAAGAATTCATTTGCATAAGCCACAACATGATTGCATATCTTTTATTTAAACAGAGTAATAGATGTAATAATTGTTATGAACCTCAGTTTTGTCCAGACTAAAGACACTTTAGGGGAAACTTAATTCAAATGCAGCTTTATGATGTGTAATATATCTTTAGCCCAAACCATTTCATTAGAGCAACAAATAAGAAACTAAAACACAAATGCAACCTCATGTTACCTATTTTTTGCATCAGCACAAATGCTAtacaatactccctccgtcccacaatgagtgacccatttggaataaaatgatgttccaaaatgaatgacccatttcaatttccaatacactttTTAAAATTTTACCCTCTAATTATTATAAAGTTCACCATTCCTAATAGATGATaagggtactatagtaaaaaCAATATTATCTCTCCTACTTTTTTACACTTtccttaatctgtgtgaaatggtgGGCTGGGTCattcattgtgggacggagggagtaacaaATATTTATGTTGATAAGAATAAATCTAAACTTTCATGTTGACTGTCAGTAACGAAGCTCAAAGATCCAAATTAGATTTGCGAGTCAAAATAGATAAAGATAATACTAGTATATTGAGGATGATAAAAAGTAAAAGGAAATTGTAAAGAGTGATATGTATACCTCTAACATAATTACTTGAGACGTCATCAAGATTTACCCAAGAGCATTTAGATTTCCCCTCCTCGGCAACAAGTCGAAATGGACCCTGATATTGAAATTAAGAAACAAAATAATGAAAGGGCATCAGGACCTAAACAGATAGAAAATtgataaaaagataaaaataccACTCTAAAAAATCTAGAAAACAGAATGGCTAATGGGTAACGCCCAGATAGTTATGACAGGAACATTAACCTTATCCCTCAAAGCAGGGCTGGCTGCATGGAATAATCTATTACTAAAACTATTGTTATCAAATTGCCCCGCCATGGCCGCTATGACGGATATACATGGCGGTTTTTGGGTTCCTCGCAATGGTAAATATCAGCCACTATTGTGGTATGGtgggattttggctctccgccatcGACAACACTGACTAAAACAAGGACAGACAGGAAAGATGGTTTTCAAgacttaatttattatttagcTAAATAAAGGAAAAGGACTAATCTGAAAAGTTCATCACACAATCACAATCATGCtcttaatattttgaaatattacaCAAAGACCATATATATGGTATGAATAGACCTGAAAATTAAAAGAGCATATAGAGTACTGAGTAAAGCTTACAGATATTTTTAACGTAGAGTGTATGTAACAATTTGCAACAAGAAACCTAATATTGTTTTTTTAGCAGAAATGTTCAGGACTAGGAGCATGCCACATCGACTGAATCTAAGATGTACTCCCTGTTAGAAAtacggtatgataatcctggatatcttcaagaatcgtgttcgttcactttccgaacaaagtatttcgaccctattcttgtctgggttcacgaaatctttgcggggataattctcgaagaacaatctgtttctgacaatagagaacagatcagaatgtagagaggaagtctgTAATTTCGTATGTCAAATCGAGAccgaaagactccttatataggagaccaataatagcaacgaacagacacacctgttcggtaaaaaaCAGTTATGTTGGTTGGAAACGAAGCATCTGTTCGGTAAAACAGTTAAGtccgttgggaaagggtgcaacttATTCAAACGAAATTTTTgctcggggcgctgccccgcaccccgcccgcTGACCTGGCAGCGGGACCCCAGCCAagggcgctgccccttggaccccgccaggggctccgccccttggaccccgacggggcgctgccccgcaccccgccaggggcgctgccccttggaccccgccaggggctccgccccttggaaccccgtttctattattcatattcaattgtacgtttggctctacgagcgtgcactccgcactaccctaactcgtttcaagcttaacgcataattgcatcggccttcagtaaatcacattactaccaaaattgcattgatgatactaaaatcaccaacactcCCTCTGTCTCACAATGAGTGCCAGTGCCACGTCGACTGAACCTAATACAACCATATTTAAGTAGGAACTCTCCGTTGGTATTTCAATAAGAAAATAGACAAAATTTTCAATACAAATCGTAGGGAGGAAACAGATAGAGCACAACTTAGGGAGATTTTTGGATTGGAAAACTAGACAGGCATTCCATACAAGTTGCAACTATTTTTTACTGGGATCTCAGATCTTATCAACATAGCTCACAGACCTACCTAAAAACTACCGTGGACCGCAGTGACCAAAATATCCAACCCAGCCCCACCTTGATGATACCACAGTTTATTCGAAAGACGTGTATCCCGTCACCGTAGGCATTTCTACATCAATGAGAGAAACGAATAGAATTCTTGATGATGGTGAAACTGAATCCTTAATGGATTGCTCCCTATGCAAAGTCTTGTAAATATAGGATAAGGCGTTGATGCCCGCATCTTAACAACTAATACAGTCAGCTGAAAGTAACCTTTTGCAAATTAAAACTTAAGTACTTTTGCAAGTAGATTGCCCTAGCTCTGCTGCACTTAGTCAGTAGTCTCCATTCTATCTAAGATTGAGTAATTACCATGTGGCAAAGAGGGAGAACTTAGATGAGAGTTGTGTCCTACAACAGGTCAATATCAGACTCTTTCCCAGTCTAcgatctattgtttattttattagaattatttgtgGATACCCAAAAGATCAAAGAGGGGTGCCAAATAACATATGTTTTACTCAAGCAACAATCAGAAATTGCTTTACAATAATTCACAGAAACTGGATGAAGAGAATCTATAAAAAGAAAAGGAGCGCAAGTGTCATGGTTACCACCATTATGGGGTGAAGGTTATATCTGCGCAACCTTTCCACCACGGGTGGAGAGCCTGTTTCCATGACTATCATGTCACTAGGCAGCAACTTTAGTCAGTCGGCTGACCTACTCGTCCTTAGAACATAACTCTATGTTAATTTGGCAGTCAATAATAATTTCTTTGTTGTTGCATGCAAACAATTAATCctaagaaaaaaagtgaaaaggaaaGTGTGTTTTATCGACGTACTGTGTCGAGTTGCTTGGAAAACCATTGATTTAACTCATCAAAACAAGCTGAGTCTCCGGACAAAAATTGGCTGAAGTCTGAGTATGCCAAATATATACCATCTTCTGCATTTCAAAGTGGCAAAATTCATCAGAATTCAGAAGAAAGATGAAATCAGTCAATAATCAATGGCAaagcaaattttaaaaaataaatataaataaaaagaagaataagaTAGAGGAACGAAACAACTAGTTGAGCAAGCAGCAGCAACTGCAAGTTAAAATGTTAAAAAGTAACAATCAGATGTGTGCAAGCATACATCATGATTCATGGTTAGAAATCTTTTCTTTCAGATGTCACAGTGCATAAGAAAGATACAACATAGAAGAGTAAGAAAAGGGAATATTACCATCTCCTGAATGGTAATGAGCCAACTCCTCTGCTGTGGAAGCAATCCTTCCAAGAACTGCATTCATCTAATCAACAAAAGGAATTTAATATAAACAAACTGCCACAAGACATCTAAGCGACCATTTTGGAAATTAAATAGAAAGATGGTATTAAATAATGGTATTAAGTGCGGGCTCAAACTCAAAAATTGGTTTTATATCTCTAGCAATAACGATATCCAGATCATTTTGTAACTCAAGTCTGAAAATGATCCACCATGAAATACAAATATTATTGGATTGATCACTTTACTACAAAATGCACCATTTCAATATTGAAAAACTCAACCATACAACATCACATTTCTATATTGAAAAACTCAACCATACAACATCACGAATGCAAGTAAAAAATGCAGCATCCGAATTATTTACCAAGTAAAAGCAATAATCCATCACCACAACAAGAAACACATGATAAAATACACTCCTTCATTATCAACATGTGATCATTAAGAGATCGGTGAAGCACCTGCAAATTTCTTCCGGAAAGGCTCTCCTCAATTGTTGCGAGATGTCCGCTAACAACAGAAGTCGCGCCAACACGCGCTCTTCTCCCTTGCGTCAAAGTTGACGCCTGGCTAGAAAGCATGTCAAATTGAGATTGAAGTTGACTTAACTGTCTTTGCAAATCAGCAGCTTCAGCTTTATAAGCCAAGGTTTCTTCCCTGAACACAACACATTTCATTAAATTCTATTCCGTAACTAAGATGAAACATAACTTTAAAAGAACACATTATGCAATCACTCTATTTTTCTGATTTAACATTCGGCCTATTTACTTTGTGAAAACATTTTCGATTTCGATTTCTTAAAATTCgcgttagttttaattttttacgAGAAAATTGAACAATAATGAAATTGAACAATAATGAAACTGAACaataatgaaattgaaattgaaggaaTAACAAACTAACTTGATATCCTTCAAACTGAGCGGTTCATGAGGACCAAAAAGAGCTTCCTGATTATCCGTGGTATCGGAGAAAGCTGAAATGCTATCAAAAGCGAAATCCAAATCATCTCCTTCCAATAATTTACCTTGATGCTTGAATTGCTCATACCTGAAAAAAATAACGAAACAAACAAACCCTAACAACAGTTACAATGAAGTTAGAGAGAGAGTAAGAATGAACAACAAGAAGAAGGATTGAGTAACAAACTGAGAGAGTTCGGAATGGGAGAGGATATTGGAAGGACGAAGAGTGGAGCAGATCCAGTGAAGAATAGGGCGAGTATCTTCGTATTGGAATGGCCATTCGAAGCTATCGGGATCCAATGAATCTGATCCTGAATTTGCTCCTTCGTAACCCAATTCTCCGAGCAATGTGCACAGTCTTGCGCCGCTCATTTTCGTTGTTCTTGTATGATTCAACTGACGAAAtggaaatttcaaattcgaaACTGAAATTGAAAATATATTGTATGCTACTAATGCTAGACTCGCTTTCAATAAACAACATATTTATACTTTACCCTACCCAACAATTTGTAAATAAGCTATTTAAAGAAGaggaaaaaaaaattacttccatacatttgaaagtaatttttttttcaaaaattaaatttttccATAGGTGCATTTGCGAAATTATTTTAAACTAGTGAATGTGGGAGAAAATGGAAAATTAATTCAGTTCAGGGAGTATTTCGTAAGTACATATGGCTTAGTGCCAGAATGTTTTGTAGATGCACCTATAAAAATATCTGGTATATTTTGAACCAGCATGATTTCTCCCCCATTTGTTACAATTTTTCTCCAACACTTACCTTTCCGCAATctaaaaaccctacatcatcaatattatttttcactccaaaactccaactttttggtgcaacaaatcaaagggagcaagagaagacTGAATTTAAGGTAAGTAATCATCTTTGTCCATTGCATTCCTCACATTATGCATcaattttctgtcaaaaaaaagtaACGTTGCttctgtaggtacatctacggaacatgtTAAAGATGAACATGTTTcgcatgtgcatctacggaacgtgtttGTGCTGTTTTTTCCAACAGTCTTGTGATTTTGTGTTATCTTTGTTATTGTTtacaaataggtatggtgcaccccgataatatctCAAGAGAATTAGTTCCTTCAGTCGATGTTGCGCCAAAGGTTTACGGGGTAGTCGTAAAGGCGGTCGATGTCGGCGGTGACTTTAATaataagcaagagtttgatgatcgtGACAGCATGCTCACATGAATTTGTAGGAATGAAGCTAACCTTGGTGAAGGGGTATCTCAgtttattgaaatatgttgaaagcaccattcttgataAGGTGAAGGAGAAGTTTGTGTGTGCATGGACTAATAATGTCCGACACCTTGGAAATACAACCACAAACAGAGTTGAGACGACACATGCAAGTTTGAAAAATTAGTTGGCTAATAGCAAGGGTGACTTGTGTCGAGATTggaactgtaacacccttctaaaccccgcgacaattattaaaataatcagagtaaaaacatgcaACCAAAGGTGccacaattaatttaaaccaaaagtGTGTCAACTGTCATGCATTATTAGAAACGATTTGTCAGATAACAacatcatgtttatcacagcgaaaAATACGCATTACCAAAATCAAGGTAATAAAAACCATGAAATAGAGTACATAGTTAAACTCTAAACtatatcgttccccagtgttacactatcagagcaTAACTGACACAACACTAACTACCGGATGAACTCTACAAGTTATCCTCACCGAGCAATAAGCCGCTActtctcaatctgaaaatgtcaacatgtaagggtgagtctcattcgaagTTAATAAgtattatgcattcataagcaataaaacatcatataattattattcacccaattataacATGTATTTCGGATTCACAACAGTTAATCAAATAATCACGCCAACAAACACATCACTGAACATAATACGCAATTCATTCAGTCATACTATATcattatgcacatgaatga from Vicia villosa cultivar HV-30 ecotype Madison, WI linkage group LG4, Vvil1.0, whole genome shotgun sequence encodes the following:
- the LOC131595727 gene encoding AUGMIN subunit 3 — protein: MSGARLCTLLGELGYEGANSGSDSLDPDSFEWPFQYEDTRPILHWICSTLRPSNILSHSELSQYEQFKHQGKLLEGDDLDFAFDSISAFSDTTDNQEALFGPHEPLSLKDIKEETLAYKAEAADLQRQLSQLQSQFDMLSSQASTLTQGRRARVGATSVVSGHLATIEESLSGRNLQMNAVLGRIASTAEELAHYHSGDEDGIYLAYSDFSQFLSGDSACFDELNQWFSKQLDTGPFRLVAEEGKSKCSWVNLDDVSSNYVRDLEKSHHQRVSELQRLRSIFGISERQWVEAQVENAKQQAILMTLKSQVSSDEAHMHFDHHFLRRKHSELKGELSNLYNHEEKLLSETIPELCWELAQLQDTYILQGDYDLKVMRQEYYINRQKAFINHLINLLARHQLLKIACQLEKKHMLGAYYLLKLIESELQAYLSATEGRVDRCLALIQAATDGQEQGGVHDSDHFLHAIRDLLKIYSNTQAALSTYVSAPGIVQQISALHSDLMTLQSDLENSLPEERNRCINELCDLIQSMQQLLFASSTTAQPILTPRPLMKELDEMEKINAKLSVAVEEVTLEHVKKNEIVKHHSQEIGLQRRVFVDFFCNPERLRSQVRELTARVRALQIS